Genomic segment of bacterium:
AGTAGGTATGGTACCCTACTTCAAAAATAACAGGAATGGAAGTAGACTCAATTTCAGACAACAAACCGATAATTTTTTGATTTAAAAGCCAATAGGCCATCGACTGATCTTGGTGCGGCATTTCTGTCATTAATTTTTTAATACGCGTCAGATTAAAAAGAACCGATTTAGGAAAACGCCGGTTTAAAATGAGAAGTTCGGCAATATTGGCCGGATCAATGCGATTGGAATATGTATTTAAATATGGTTCCAACCCATCCACCGATCGTAATAATATTTGCCATTGATGAATATCTACAGGCTTTCCTACTTCATCAACACTTTCTAACAAAACGTGATATTTAAGATCTAAAAGCGATGCCGTTTCCAGAGCTCTTTCTAATGCTCTGCCCAAGTGAATAAATTGCCAGGCTTCATCCCGCATGAGCGTGTTATCAAGCGCTCCAAAAAAGGCAAAACCAAAATCTTTTACACGTCTATAAAACATAGACGGATCAAACGAAAGTATTTCGTGAATATTGCGGTTTTTAAGCCATAAATAAAATTCATTCACAATCATCCACAGTGGACTAGAAATTTGGTTGCGCACAGCCCTCATGTTATCGCGAACAGTAGAAATACAACTAAAAATGGAACTCAGATTTTCCCTTGAAAAAATTAAAAACGAATGAACTGTTTGTTCGTTGGCCTCGGCATAAAATTTATGGAAAAAATCTAACCCCTGATTCACCACAATAAGCGATTCCCACATATTAGAAACCGAGGCATTGCCCTCCTGCTCCATAAATGCCAAGTGGGTAACCTCAAGTAAATTCATGGTATCGTTAGCGCGTTCCATGTAGCGGCCAATCCAGTAAAAATTTTCGGCAATTCTGCTTAACATATATTATTTTCTTAAAACCCAGGTATCTTTACCGCCACCACCCTGAGAAGAATTAACGACAAGTGATCCACGCGTTAATGCCACACGCGACAAACCGCCAGGCAAAAACCTGATATCGCCTCCTGCTTCAGTTAAAACAAAGGGACGTAAATCGATATGACGTGGTTCAAAAGTGGACGTTTCACCAATAAAGGTAGGATGACAAGACAGCTGAATAATTTTTTGGGCAATATACGCCTCTGGGTTCTGCAATACTTTACAAGCAAAAGCTTCACGTTCATTTTTACTGGCAGCAGATCCAATAAGCATACCATAACCACCAGAACCTCCTGTGGGCTTAACCACAAATTCTTCTAAAT
This window contains:
- a CDS encoding alpha-E domain-containing protein; this encodes MLSRIAENFYWIGRYMERANDTMNLLEVTHLAFMEQEGNASVSNMWESLIVVNQGLDFFHKFYAEANEQTVHSFLIFSRENLSSIFSCISTVRDNMRAVRNQISSPLWMIVNEFYLWLKNRNIHEILSFDPSMFYRRVKDFGFAFFGALDNTLMRDEAWQFIHLGRALERALETASLLDLKYHVLLESVDEVGKPVDIHQWQILLRSVDGLEPYLNTYSNRIDPANIAELLILNRRFPKSVLFNLTRIKKLMTEMPHQDQSMAYWLLNQKIIGLLSEIESTSIPVIFEVGYHTYLQSIIEQLLLVHGHFSQTYFGGLEDITGSTE